In Fusarium oxysporum Fo47 chromosome IX, complete sequence, the following proteins share a genomic window:
- a CDS encoding general substrate transporter, with product MASFAYDQAVFSGIIVSKDFLQTMNHPDANMQGTITSLYNVGCFFGAVSGSLIGSYLGRKRSVVLGTTVLVIGAILQISAFSVPHMIVGRLVAGLGDGLNTATAPVWQSETTKAEWRGKLVVLGLVVNVAGFSLANWVTFGFSYLQGSISWRLPLAFKLLFCLVILCKSPWLPESPRWLISKGRIEEADVHNVKNVGTEGEKAKHTVSHSEN from the exons ATGGCCTCGTTTGCTTACGACCAGGCTGTTTTTA GTGGAATTATTGTGTCCAAGGACTTCCTGCAGACCATGAACCATCCGGATGCCAACATGCAGGGAACTATCACCTCGCTTTACAATGTCGGCTGTTTCTTCGGTGCCGTCTCGGGTTCCCTCATAGGCTCATACCTAGGACGCAAGCGATCTGTTGTTCTGGGTACTACCGTTCTGGTAATTGGAGCCATCTTGCAGATCTCGGCGTTCAGTGTGCCCCATATGATTGTTGGGCGCTTAGTCGCTGGCCTCGGAGACGGTCTCAACACGGCAACTGCCCCCGTTTGGCAAAGTGAGACTACAAAAGCTGAATGGCGGGGCAAACTGGTCGTCCTGGGTCTGGTCGTCAATGTTGCCGGGTTTTCTCTAGCTAACTGGGTCACCTTTGGCTTTTCTTACTTGCAAGGCAGCATTTCTTGGCGGCTTCCTCTTGCCTTCAAATTGCTCTTCTGCCTTGTCATTCTCTGCAAATCCCCTTGGCTGCCTGAGTCTCCTAGATGGCTCATCTCCAAAGGTCGCATTGAGGAAGCTGATGTTCATAATGTTAAGAATGTTGGCACCGAAGGTGAAAAGGCTAAGCATACTGTATCTCACTCTGAGAACTAA
- a CDS encoding general substrate transporter, with the protein MGTSYNSFLNLRGRALRQAQIGFIAAPAFILFGYNQAGVGPLATLQSFVHIFPDVDTVNTTGSLKSHDSTSKGAVIASFQIGALIGSLSCLFLGDQLGRRKTIFLAAVLTIIGQILQVAAYHLVQFVVGRIILGIGIGEISVVVPIWLSECSPASHRGRDVVAAGIFMCLGYALCNWIDYGFYNLPTSTLQWRLPLAVYMPLSCLILGVIMFMPESPRWLVQVNQAEKATATLMALKNRSEIDEAISTEIAQIESSLQNARQERTSLMSLFSKNKEKLGYRFFLCIFLQFVQQMCGGNLISTYASTIFQDNLSLGVSLSKILAACALTWKFLSCFVSYIAIDRWGRRAVFMISGAGMSMCMTCLAICTSFPSSSHSASIASAFFIFLFNSFYPIGFLGANFLYCSEVAPVRLRVAMNSVSTANHWLWKFPSIPIVVFFFYPETMNRNLEALNNTFVEASTVFEVVSMARKMPTQEIEDSLFDGSAQDGKKNLEEKEYA; encoded by the exons ATGGGTACTTCTTACAATTCTTTCCTCAATCTTCGAGGCCGCGCCTTGCGCCAAGCTCAAATCGGCTTCATTGCTGCGCCAGCGTTCATTTTATTTGGCTACAATCAGGCCGGCGTAGGCCCATTAGCGACACTGCAGAGCTTCGTTCATATCTTCCCCGACGTAGACACTGTCAACACGACCGGATCACTCAAGTCTCACGACTCAACCAGCAAAGGAGCTGTGATAGCTTCTTTCCAGATCGGCGCCTTGATAGGCTCTCTGTCTTGTCTCTTTCTCGGAGATCAGCTCGGTCGACGAAAAACAATATTCCTGGCTGCCGTTCTTACGATAATTGGTCAGATTCTCCAGGTAGCGGCTTATCACTTGGTTCAGTTCGTTGTCGGCCGTATTATACTTGGAATAGGAATTGGTGAAATTAGCGTCGTGGTACCGATTTGGCTTTCAGAATGCTCCCCTGCATCGCATCGTGGAAGAGACGTGGTGGCCGCTGGGATATTCATGTGTCTCGGCTATGCCTTGTGCAACTGGATCGACTACGGGTTCTACAACCTACCCACGTCAACCTTGCAGTGGCGGCTACCACTGGCTGTGTATATGCCGCTTTCATGTCTCATTCTGGGAGTCATCATGTTCATGCCCGAATCTCCAAGATGGCTGGTCCAAGTAAACCAGGCAGAGAAGGCCACCGCCACATTGATGGCACTTAAGAATCGTTCCGAGATCGACGAAGCCATCAGCACCGAGATCGCGCAAATCGAATCGTCACTCCAGAATGCTCGACAGGAGCGAACCTCTCTGATGAGCTTATTCTccaagaacaaagagaaactTGGTTATCGCTTTTTTCTGTGTATATTTCTACAGTTTGTGCAGCAAATGTGCGGCGGAaatctcatctcaacctACGCATCGACAATTTTTCAAGacaacctcagccttggcGTAAGCCTTTCTAAGATTCTGGCAGCGTGTGCTCTGACTTGGAAGTTCCTCAGCTGTTTCGTCAGCTATATTGCAATCGACAGATGGGGCCGCCGTGCGGTCTTTATGATTAGTGGAGCTGGCATGTCTATGTGTATGACCTGTTTGGCTATTTGTACCAGTTTTCCCTCCTCGTCACACTCGGCCTCGATCGCTTCAGCTTTTttcatctttcttttcaacTCATTCTATCCGATCGGATTCCTTGGAGCTAACTTTCTATACTGTAGTGAGGTTGCGCCTGTTAGGTTGCGAGTGGCTATGAACTCGGTCTCCACAGCCAACCACTGGCTGTGGAAATTTC CCTCGATACccatcgtcgtcttcttcttctatccGGAGACCATGAATCGCAACCTTGAGGCGCTCAATAATACCTTCGTAGAAGCGAGCACGGTCTTCGAGGTGGTTTCGATGGCTCGCAAGATGCCTACCCAGGAAATAGAGGATAGTTTATTCGATGGGAGTGCGCAGGACGGCAAGAAGAATCTGGAAGAAAAGGAATACGCATGA